The Acidianus manzaensis genome has a window encoding:
- a CDS encoding ABC transporter permease: MIKNLIKKEWLDIKRDRKLLLGSIILPLILLPLVGIILFAATVYQPPTVDIVNQNVNNTKYVTELSNYIKNNGGITYINSSKPADIQIIFPPQFYENITSLNRTAIVYISYIISSRSEALSLVENGLYQILYNTSLNRIHKIETTANINISPVAIREPLEVELLYKLPSGKAVSQSQDEFSQLARIIAILIFPAATPVIYFVTDSIMGEKERKTLESLLASPISSSSFIFSKLTISLILGLISSIGDLIGLVVFSLFAPLIVGQGFQLSFAFTGLVVLVYLIMILLTASLTILVLVFLGGSSRNVQIINFIITSFGMIASFSSLFINFGDLTFPFSLILGIPFVQLVASLLFYVFGLIQESIFSILVTFVVSILLLLIASRFLDSERLLLK, from the coding sequence TTGATCAAAAATTTAATAAAAAAAGAATGGCTAGATATTAAGAGAGATAGAAAATTATTATTAGGATCTATTATTTTACCGTTAATACTTCTTCCACTAGTTGGAATTATATTATTTGCAGCAACTGTATATCAGCCTCCCACGGTAGATATAGTAAATCAGAATGTAAATAATACCAAATATGTAACAGAATTATCAAATTATATAAAAAATAATGGTGGAATAACTTATATTAACTCTTCTAAGCCAGCTGATATTCAAATAATTTTTCCTCCTCAGTTTTATGAAAATATAACATCATTAAATAGAACTGCAATAGTATATATTTCATATATTATTTCTTCTAGATCAGAAGCTTTATCCCTAGTAGAGAATGGTTTATATCAAATCCTATATAATACTTCACTGAACAGAATCCATAAAATAGAAACTACAGCAAACATAAATATATCCCCTGTAGCAATAAGAGAACCATTGGAAGTAGAACTGCTATATAAATTACCATCAGGTAAAGCAGTTTCCCAATCTCAAGACGAATTTTCACAATTAGCTAGAATTATTGCTATTCTAATTTTCCCCGCTGCAACACCTGTAATATACTTTGTAACAGACAGTATAATGGGAGAAAAAGAAAGAAAAACTCTGGAATCTCTATTAGCATCACCTATTTCCTCTAGTTCGTTCATATTTTCTAAACTTACTATTTCACTAATTCTAGGCCTAATATCATCTATAGGTGATCTAATAGGACTAGTGGTGTTCTCTTTATTTGCTCCACTTATAGTAGGCCAAGGATTTCAACTAAGTTTTGCATTTACTGGACTAGTAGTATTAGTATATCTTATAATGATACTTTTAACTGCCTCTTTAACTATACTAGTTCTTGTATTCCTAGGAGGATCTTCAAGAAATGTTCAAATAATTAATTTCATAATAACGAGTTTTGGTATGATAGCTTCATTTTCGTCACTCTTTATTAACTTTGGAGATCTAACATTTCCTTTCTCATTAATTCTAGGAATACCCTTTGTACAATTAGTAGCCTCACTACTATTCTATGTATTTGGTTTAATACAAGAATCCATATTCTCTATATTAGTAACGTTTGTAGTATCAATCTTGTTATTGCTAATAGCATCTAGATTCTTAGATTCAGAAAGGCTTTTACTAAAATAA
- a CDS encoding Lrp/AsnC ligand binding domain-containing protein, with protein MSNVKAYVLLITSIGKELDVISDLKKVNGVKNATPVYGEYDAVIEIEAQSLDELNKIINQVRKNSSIIRTVTLISM; from the coding sequence ATGTCGAATGTAAAAGCATATGTTCTTTTAATAACGTCAATTGGAAAAGAATTAGATGTAATAAGTGACTTGAAAAAAGTTAACGGAGTAAAAAATGCGACTCCAGTATACGGAGAGTATGATGCAGTAATAGAAATAGAAGCTCAATCGCTTGACGAACTTAACAAGATAATAAATCAAGTAAGAAAGAACTCCTCTATAATAAGAACAGTAACATTAATATCAATGTAG
- a CDS encoding ABC transporter ATP-binding protein, with protein MINKDIILSVTDLKKYFAKKEILKGLTFSVASNIIFGIIGPNGAGKTTTLRVLSGIIRHYEGKVNILDLTPQKAKELGYISYMPEDSFPYDRLTGRENLEFYANIYAKNKKEAEEFLEKGIKIANLGDRIDDKASEYSRGMKRRLMIARTLMVNPKIAILDEPTSALDVESAVNIRKLIRQMKEETTVILSSHNMLEVEFLCDEIILINDGKIISEGTPKEISEKYGVSNLEEAFIHATSGVNN; from the coding sequence ATGATCAATAAAGATATTATATTGAGTGTTACTGACCTAAAAAAATACTTTGCAAAAAAAGAAATTCTAAAAGGTTTAACATTTAGTGTAGCTAGCAATATAATATTTGGGATCATAGGACCTAACGGCGCAGGAAAAACTACTACACTGAGAGTTTTATCAGGAATTATAAGACATTACGAGGGAAAAGTAAATATATTAGATTTAACCCCTCAAAAAGCTAAAGAATTAGGTTATATTTCTTATATGCCAGAAGATTCCTTCCCATACGATAGATTAACTGGGAGGGAAAATTTGGAATTTTATGCTAATATTTATGCTAAAAATAAAAAAGAAGCTGAAGAGTTTCTAGAAAAAGGAATAAAAATCGCTAATCTTGGAGATAGAATAGATGATAAGGCCTCGGAATATAGTAGAGGAATGAAAAGAAGATTAATGATAGCTAGGACATTAATGGTAAATCCAAAAATTGCCATATTAGATGAACCTACGTCCGCATTAGATGTAGAATCAGCAGTAAATATAAGAAAATTAATTAGACAAATGAAAGAAGAAACTACAGTAATATTATCTTCCCATAACATGCTAGAAGTAGAATTCTTATGTGATGAGATAATTCTTATAAATGATGGAAAAATAATCTCAGAAGGTACTCCTAAAGAAATTTCAGAAAAGTATGGTGTAAGCAATTTAGAAGAAGCTTTTATACATGCTACAAGTGGTGTTAATAATTGA